The Acropora muricata isolate sample 2 chromosome 7, ASM3666990v1, whole genome shotgun sequence genomic interval GGCTTGCTGGAAGCCAGGAATTCAAGTTCTGATCTGGAAAATCACCTTAAAATTAAAGAATTTAGAGAAAATGTTTGGAATATTCATCATGAAGGTCAACCCTTGCCAACTGCAAACAAACATCGGCTTGAAGATGAGGATATTATAATGTCGCAGGTGAATGAAgatgtctgcagttagatatgcATTTAGCATGGATCTGGATTTAAGCATTCATTTAAAATAATGCAATGATTTCTGTCCAGGTCCCCACATACACTGCAGTGTATGGAAAATACAGATCCAAACCTTATTAATAAGGTTAGGTCAGCCATTGTTACCTTAGTGTGGTAAATTTCTCAGAAAACACGAAGAGGTAATCTGAATTCACCTAAGCTTTGCACGATGTGTACTTTTAAATCAGAGCTTCATTAGAGTTACCTAAAAGACTCTGCTTTCAAATTGAAGTGGAGTTGTTGTAAACTGATACAATATTAATCATCACATagtattaaaattaataattcttTTAGGTGCCTGAAGTTCAAACCAAATGTCCATTAACATTGAAGGAGATGGTAAAGCCAATGAAGAGTAAGATTTGTGGTCATAGCTATGAGCATGATGCCATTATGCATCACATTGACAGAGGCCGAAGTAGAGCCAAGTGTCCAGTCTGTGGTCAACATATTACCAAGAATGACCTGGAGCACAATGCTGTGTTGGAACATGACATCAAAAGGAAAAATAGGAGAAAGTGAAAATAATTCATATTCAGAAAACTATAACAATAATGTTAAATTTTTATAAAATGTTTAAGTGAAGTCTTATTATTTTGATATAGCTGAGGAGTGTTTTCCAAAGCAGCTGTCATGTGGTTAATTTATaatatcattgttttgcttgCACACTGTTCTGTCTTCAATGGAGGATAAGGGCAGCATGGAAATATCATCTTGACACCAGCGCATTCAGCTGTGATTGTTGAACTTTGTGcagaataaatttaaaaaagtgacatatttcaagtttttttcgtcAATCCTTGGACTTGTCCTGGTTTAACCTAGAAGGCTTGGGGGGAGGGGCATGAgaggagaatttaacattgcgTATACTCAGGCCACATTAGATATTTTATGCCCCTTCATCAGTATCAGTGAAGTCCAAAGTATCCAACATTTATATTCAGTTTAAAAGGTCCATGTGCAGCAACAGTTTCAATGATCATAAAACTAAACAAGAGAATAgacactgaaaaaaataaataaataaaatcacaGGACTTATCCCAGAGTGGCATTGTGGTACTTGGGTTATTCTCGTGTAGTTACCTACGATACCCCATGTGGGCCATTGGGATGTTTCATCTGGAacgtaattattattaatggccATAAATTTATGGAAGTGACGTGCTTTCTTGAAGTTCCCCAAAAAACGTTTCGATTTTTGATTAAGACTCTTTCATTTCTCTCTCGTTTTATGGACGTCACTGATTTCCCTTTAGTAAGGAAAACGGTCAGGATTGGTGTCTTAGTGGTCAACAGACTTTTACGCCAGAGTTAAAAATACATTGGTCACGTGTGTATACAAAAAGGAACAAAGTATAAAGCTGATGGCCGAGTAAGCAAATTCAAGTTAACGAGGAGTTTTCGTATGAACGGCTGATCTGTGGAGTAAAATGACTGTTCCGtgtatggtttgttttttagAGACGAATGAGATCCATATTCGTTCATGTTGTTCGGGTGTGATCTGTAGAACATGTTTGGAAGCTCACGTTCAATCTAAAATCGAAGAGGCAATTGTCAAAATCATCTGTCCACTTGGCAACTGCGACAATCTGATAAGCGACGACGAAGTGGGTAaacttatttcagaaaatgttttcgaaaAATACCAGCGGTTTAAAGTGGAAGTCGAAAGAAATCCCTCCATAAAAACCTGTCCTGGATGTTCGCGAATCCACCATTATTCAGCTGATATCCTGCCAAAAGTCGAAGGGGAAAAAGACTATCGTGCAGAGAACTTGCAAGTTACTTGCTCAAAGTGCCATCTTATTTGGTGTTTCACATGTCAAGCTCCCTGGCATTACGGTTTAACTTGCAAGGAATTTAGCAAAGGAGATAAATCGCTGAAGATTTGGGCTAAAAATCGCGGACAACCAAAGCGCAACGCCTGTCGATGCCCAAAATGTCacgttttcatccagaaatCGGCTGGTTGCGACCACATGTCTTGCGCCCGGTAAGGTGGTGTTTTCATCCTCAAAAAGGTTGATTTCATTGGATATAAGTAAGGTAGAGACAGTTTGCCGAAATCTCAAGGTTCTTTTAGTGATTAGATGAACCAGAAGGAATGCGCTTGTCAAGGGACCGAAAGTGGTAATTGTGCTCTAGTTAGTACGTACAATCCATGTTAATCCACCTTCAATTTTGAATATTCAGCTCTCTTTCCACTacacacaatttaaaataatccaACAATTTCCTCAGTTCATAATTATCCGTAGTGGTCGTTTCAGCCTGTAAATTTTCCAAGCTGCAGTAGTTGTTAAACCACCCTTTTGAAGGTTCCGTCTAAACAGTTACAATTCGCTGACTTGTCTTTCAATTAAATCTTTGATCACCCTCAGTTAGGAAAAAGATGGCCTTATCCAATTAATTTGAAAACCCCTACAGCACTTGAAAGAAGTAGAAATTAATGTTACTTGCTTGTatgaaatcattaatactatAATGAAATGAAGTGTAATTTCTCTCGTTTTTTAGAGACTATAGTAAACATATAAAAATTAGTAACTATTACTTTTTATTTCTACTTTCCACAGGTGCCACACTGAATTTTGCTACAGGTGTGGTAAAAAGTACCATCATATAAAATTCATAGGAAATCACTATGACCGCTTCAGCATACTTGGGTGCAAATACAATTTTAAACCAGACAGACCAGTTCAAAGGATGTTTGTTCGTGGTGCTCTTTTCAGTGGTCAAGTTATCCTGACCCCTGTAGTTGCAGGTTTGGCGGCTGGCGTGGGTTGTGTTGTCATTGGAGTTGGAATAGTTGCTGCTCCATTTTATGGATCATACCGACTTTTAAATAAGAAATCATACAGAAAGAAAGGAGAAAAGTATTCTTGTGGAAATAGATTCAGGTCAACCTAACACCAAGTGGGCTCAATGCACCCCAAGATCAAATACtaataggtttttttttttttttttttttaaaaaaaggtatAGTTAAGTGGATGTCATGTGCTGACAGTCTTGTCGCAGATTCACTAGATTTGTACTCGAACTGAAGGATAAAAATATCTATTGACTGTACATAGGAAGCTCAAGATGACATTGGGTTAGAGTTCAATGCAATCATTGTCATCCTTGAAGTAGTCACAAAACCGAGCCAACAATGTTTAATTACCATTATTTGCTACCCTTTGGCATTCCACAAAcagtataattattatctgAATTATTACcgtgatttatttatttagactgAAAAGGATGTACTAATTAGATTAAGAGGAGTAATTAATATTTAACATTATCATAGTAATGGTTTGATTTGCGGAACACAGATAAATCATTACAGATTGCATGTATAATTTCCTCTTCCTTTCATGGCCACCTTACAGAAATCAACAGATAACTTTGATTGAAACAGTGAAAATTTCTATGCTAGGCTTTCCAAAGAAGTAAAAATTT includes:
- the LOC136922066 gene encoding E3 SUMO-protein ligase NSE2-like; its protein translation is MPAHFRAVDNAVEKVAEVKQFVENGIGVTLDVALDLEEVCKGSEQIKELEDTMIQYIAMERELDQWTKAVEQTKTDFNRQYNASNDNVPSIEEIFKEKLGLLEARNSSSDLENHLKIKEFRENVWNIHHEGQPLPTANKHRLEDEDIIMSQVPEVQTKCPLTLKEMVKPMKSKICGHSYEHDAIMHHIDRGRSRAKCPVCGQHITKNDLEHNAVLEHDIKRKNRRK
- the LOC136922062 gene encoding E3 ubiquitin-protein ligase RNF217-like; this translates as MTVPCMVCFLETNEIHIRSCCSGVICRTCLEAHVQSKIEEAIVKIICPLGNCDNLISDDEVGKLISENVFEKYQRFKVEVERNPSIKTCPGCSRIHHYSADILPKVEGEKDYRAENLQVTCSKCHLIWCFTCQAPWHYGLTCKEFSKGDKSLKIWAKNRGQPKRNACRCPKCHVFIQKSAGCDHMSCARCHTEFCYRCGKKYHHIKFIGNHYDRFSILGCKYNFKPDRPVQRMFVRGALFSGQVILTPVVAGLAAGVGCVVIGVGIVAAPFYGSYRLLNKKSYRKKGEKYSCGNRFRST